A genomic segment from Toxotes jaculatrix isolate fToxJac2 chromosome 6, fToxJac2.pri, whole genome shotgun sequence encodes:
- the tm2d1 gene encoding TM2 domain-containing protein 1 — protein sequence MACSRRELVCLRSGMWSLLFYCVYFHLKLVLTEDVQSCEDLRLGQYLCNDPKIDEATQEPENCRDTTAWVECLPAPNISCRLSNGTEFKFSGKEVGFNKTISCRNVSGYSYKVAVALSLFLGWLGADRFYLGYPALGLLKFCTVGFCGIGTLIDFILIAMQIVGPADGSNYIVDYYGARLTRLSITNQTYRKPHLSL from the exons ATGGCGTGCTCCCGGAGAGAGCTGGTTTGTTTACGCTCCGGGATGTGGAGcctcttattttactgtgtgtaCTTCCATTTAAAGCTGGTTCTGACTGAAGACGTACAGAGCTGCGAAGACCTAAGACTCGGACA GTATCTGTGTAACGATCCAAAGATTGATGAAGCCACTCAGGAGCCAGAGAACTGCAGGGACACGACAGCCTGGG tcgAATGCCTCCCAGCTCCAAACATCAGCTGTCGGCTCTCTAACGGAACAGAGTTCAAGTTCAGTGGGAAGGAGGTGGGCTTCAACAAAACCATCTCCTGTAGGAACGT gaGTGGTTATTCCTACAAAGTAGCTGTGGCTTTATCTCTGTTTCTGGGCTGGCTCGGAGCAGATCGCTTCTACCTGGGATATCCTGCTctag ggctGCTGAAGTTCTGTACCGTTGGTTTCTGTGGAATCGGAACTCTGATTGACTTCATACTGATCGCCATGCAG ATTGTGGGTCCAGCAGATGGATCAAACTACATTGTGGATTATTACGGCGCCCGGCTGACCCGCCTCTCCATCACCAACCAGACCTACAGGAAGCCTCACCTGTCTCTGTGA